In Candidatus Binatia bacterium, one DNA window encodes the following:
- a CDS encoding glycosyltransferase yields MTATAPALSVVIPAYRAERTIGACLASLAAQENAPPFEVIVVDSSPDDATADEVRRAHAAAPLLRLEVLRLPTRAHPGVARNEGARTARAPRLLFLDSDCVAAPDLVASAVRALDAGASAVSGAIALAAPARPSARLRHLLEFKESLPSCPPRRTWMLPSACLAMRRDVWERHGGFPDARASEDWLLGWRMWQAGEDLRFDPALRVTHRTPAGWRALWRYSALLGFHSGVARRRGGLPGQAFVRRPALAVLLPFGRTARAFAWCARHARGELPFLLLYWPAYLAYAGVWAKGFRDGVLAEDEPRG; encoded by the coding sequence TTGACCGCGACGGCGCCGGCGCTCTCCGTCGTCATCCCCGCGTACCGGGCCGAGCGCACGATCGGCGCGTGCCTCGCGTCGCTCGCCGCGCAGGAGAACGCGCCGCCCTTCGAGGTGATCGTCGTCGACAGCTCGCCCGACGACGCGACCGCGGACGAGGTGCGTCGAGCGCACGCCGCTGCGCCCTTGCTGCGCCTCGAGGTGCTGCGTCTGCCGACGCGGGCGCATCCCGGCGTGGCGCGCAACGAGGGCGCGCGTACCGCGCGCGCGCCGCGACTCTTGTTCCTCGACAGCGACTGCGTCGCGGCGCCGGATCTGGTCGCGTCCGCGGTGCGCGCGCTCGACGCCGGCGCGAGCGCCGTGTCGGGCGCGATCGCGCTCGCGGCGCCGGCGCGTCCGTCGGCGCGGCTGCGTCACCTGCTCGAGTTCAAGGAGTCGCTGCCGAGCTGTCCGCCGCGACGCACGTGGATGCTGCCGTCGGCGTGCCTCGCGATGCGGCGCGACGTCTGGGAGAGGCACGGCGGCTTTCCGGACGCGCGCGCGTCGGAGGACTGGCTGCTCGGCTGGCGCATGTGGCAGGCCGGCGAGGATCTGCGCTTCGATCCGGCGCTGCGCGTCACGCACCGCACGCCCGCCGGCTGGCGGGCGCTCTGGCGCTACTCGGCCCTCCTCGGATTCCACTCGGGCGTCGCGCGCCGACGCGGTGGGCTGCCGGGGCAGGCCTTCGTGCGGCGTCCGGCGCTTGCCGTGCTGCTGCCGTTCGGACGGACCGCGCGCGCGTTCGCCTGGTGCGCGCGCCACGCGCGCGGCGAGCTGCCGTTCCTGCTGCTCTACTGGCCGGCGTACCTGGCCTACGCCGGGGTGTGGGCGAAGGGTTTCCGCGACGGGGTGCTCGCGGAGGACGAGCCTCGCGGCTGA
- the lptD gene encoding LPS assembly protein LptD has product MRRARRTTLPRAWLRAATRAVLALLLPLYLGGVGLVRQGHAQAVPGLLGVDGRGDQPLTVDADDLSYDREADTVRARGDVMVTIGGSVLAADEIEIDRKRGEARASGSVVLEDPRGRIRADRAEFRLEDETGYLEEGYLYLPQTRFQITGARLEKGIGQSYRIWDGTLTTCQCEDGAPDWSISGEEIDVELGGWGTLRDGVFKIKDRAILYLPYGVFPLLRDRQTGFLFPRSGYETSRGFQYVQPFYWAIDKSSDATISLDVETAARLGLLAEYRYLWSATAGGNLGLTYFNERIRGTTADEVVNPQTLANPDIPENRGSIIGYHQQVGPGGSRIYVQPFLVSDNLFLRDMNVLTDLPYENINLTTLRYTTSRAGIAKVWDWGLAKGEVTWKQDLIGKQSRVPQALPRLTFQARDSLFDSRLLLRLNAEAVEYYRAPLASGPRFDLAPEAQIPFRLGPYAYGNLRLILRETVYYLFDNEIPFGPAMVDPETGEQTFATRLVPHYQHREILQVINNVQSEVSRVFDVDGHLGSIRKLKHTIEPFLAYNYTPVVSQDDLPLYDAIDRIRARNAITYGFTTRLLAKVRTGRTSLLTEPVPSGETLANPLVGDQPYGPPAEPSISGDSPQAVEDERIRELARATIRQSYEISQPVIPGQHFSGVEIGARITPVTFFGMQGRLVYSVENPRLQYAAVGANLWDPRPIAGPDDLFLPQLRPVNSLSLFYQFTGGGAVENLNVATTYRVTNNFALSYLGRFDALDNTFLENWAGFRLISSCDCWVVDVAFIDRVNPDTTGVRVQVSLIGLGSFGQQPFQHTFAGAALPRQIDPTGVGRSY; this is encoded by the coding sequence GTGAGACGCGCGCGCCGCACGACGCTGCCCCGCGCGTGGCTCAGGGCGGCGACGCGCGCGGTGCTCGCTCTCCTGCTACCGCTCTACCTCGGGGGCGTTGGGCTCGTCCGGCAGGGACACGCGCAGGCGGTGCCGGGTCTGCTCGGGGTGGACGGCCGCGGCGATCAGCCGCTCACCGTCGACGCCGACGACCTGTCCTACGACCGCGAGGCGGACACCGTCCGTGCGCGCGGCGACGTCATGGTGACGATCGGCGGCAGCGTGCTCGCGGCGGACGAGATCGAGATCGACCGCAAGCGAGGGGAGGCGAGGGCGAGCGGCTCCGTCGTGCTCGAGGATCCGCGGGGCCGCATCCGCGCGGACCGCGCGGAGTTCCGGCTCGAGGACGAGACCGGCTACCTCGAGGAAGGCTACCTCTACCTGCCGCAGACGCGCTTCCAGATCACCGGCGCGCGGCTCGAGAAGGGCATCGGCCAGAGCTACCGCATCTGGGACGGGACGCTCACGACCTGCCAGTGCGAGGACGGCGCGCCGGACTGGAGCATCTCGGGCGAGGAGATCGACGTCGAGCTCGGCGGCTGGGGGACGCTGCGCGACGGCGTCTTCAAGATCAAAGATCGCGCGATCCTGTACCTGCCCTACGGCGTCTTCCCGCTGCTGCGCGACCGCCAGACCGGCTTCCTGTTCCCGCGCTCCGGCTACGAGACGAGCCGCGGCTTCCAGTACGTCCAGCCCTTCTACTGGGCGATCGACAAGAGCAGCGACGCGACCATCTCGCTCGACGTCGAGACGGCGGCCCGTCTCGGCCTCCTCGCCGAGTACCGCTACCTGTGGTCGGCCACCGCCGGCGGCAACCTCGGGCTCACCTACTTCAACGAGCGCATCCGCGGCACGACGGCCGACGAGGTGGTGAACCCGCAGACGCTCGCCAACCCGGACATCCCCGAGAACCGCGGCAGCATCATCGGCTACCACCAGCAGGTCGGCCCCGGCGGCAGCCGCATCTACGTGCAGCCCTTCCTGGTCAGCGACAACCTGTTCCTGCGCGACATGAACGTGCTGACCGATCTGCCGTACGAGAACATCAACCTGACGACGCTGCGCTACACGACGTCGCGCGCCGGCATCGCCAAGGTGTGGGACTGGGGCCTCGCGAAGGGCGAGGTCACCTGGAAGCAGGATCTGATCGGCAAGCAGTCGCGCGTGCCGCAGGCGCTGCCGCGGCTCACCTTCCAGGCGCGCGACAGCCTGTTCGACTCGCGTCTCCTGCTGCGGCTCAACGCGGAGGCCGTCGAGTACTACCGCGCGCCGCTCGCCTCGGGTCCGCGCTTCGACCTCGCGCCGGAAGCGCAGATCCCGTTCCGCCTCGGTCCGTACGCGTACGGCAACCTGCGGCTGATCCTGCGCGAGACCGTCTACTATCTCTTCGACAACGAGATCCCGTTTGGCCCGGCCATGGTGGACCCGGAGACCGGCGAGCAGACCTTCGCCACGCGCCTCGTGCCGCACTACCAGCACCGCGAGATCCTGCAGGTGATCAACAACGTGCAGAGCGAGGTGTCGCGGGTCTTCGACGTCGACGGGCACCTGGGCTCGATCCGCAAGCTCAAGCACACGATCGAGCCCTTCCTCGCCTACAACTACACGCCGGTCGTCTCGCAGGACGATCTGCCGCTCTACGACGCGATCGACCGCATCCGCGCGCGCAACGCGATCACGTACGGCTTCACGACGCGGCTTCTCGCCAAGGTGCGGACGGGCCGCACGTCGCTCCTGACGGAGCCCGTGCCGAGCGGCGAGACGCTCGCCAACCCGCTGGTCGGCGACCAGCCGTACGGTCCGCCAGCCGAGCCGAGCATCTCGGGCGACTCGCCGCAGGCGGTCGAGGACGAGCGCATCCGCGAGCTCGCGCGCGCGACGATCCGCCAGAGCTACGAGATCTCGCAGCCGGTGATTCCGGGCCAGCACTTCTCCGGCGTCGAGATCGGCGCGCGCATCACGCCGGTCACCTTCTTCGGCATGCAGGGGCGGCTCGTGTACTCGGTCGAGAACCCGCGCCTGCAGTACGCGGCGGTCGGCGCCAACCTGTGGGATCCGCGGCCGATCGCGGGTCCGGACGATCTCTTCCTGCCGCAGCTTCGACCGGTGAACTCGCTGTCGCTGTTCTACCAGTTCACCGGCGGCGGCGCGGTCGAGAACCTCAACGTCGCGACGACCTACCGCGTGACGAACAACTTCGCGCTGTCCTACCTCGGCCGCTTCGACGCGCTCGACAACACGTTCCTCGAGAACTGGGCGGGCTTCCGCCTGATCTCGTCGTGCGACTGCTGGGTCGTCGACGTCGCCTTCATCGACCGCGTCAACCCGGACACGACCGGGGTGCGCGTGCAGGTCTCGCTGATCGGCCTCGGTTCCTTCGGGCAGCAGCCGTTCCAGCACACCTTTGCCGGCGCGGCGCTGCCGCGTCAGATCGACCCGACCGGCGTCGGGAGATCGTATTGA
- the gmd gene encoding GDP-mannose 4,6-dehydratase: MARRTALITGVTGQDGSYLAELLLEKGYRVVGMVRRSSAENFYRIEHIRDRIELEQADLLDQYSLIDVLKRVRPDEVYNLAAMSFVPTSWSQPVLTTEFDAVGVTRILEAIRLTNPEARFYQASSSEMFGKVRESPQRETTPFHPRSPYGVAKVYGHYITVNYRESYGLFACSGILFNHESPRRGKEFVTRKVSDGVARIKLGLANELRLGNLAARRDWGFAGDYVRAMWLMLQQPKPDDYVIATGEAHTVQELVELAFDHVGLDWRKYVIEDPALYRPAEVDTLLGDWSYARERLGWKPEVSFPELVRMMVDADLALLQGKPSPAR; this comes from the coding sequence GTGGCTCGTCGGACGGCACTCATCACCGGGGTCACCGGGCAGGACGGCTCGTATCTCGCGGAGCTGCTCCTCGAGAAGGGCTATCGCGTCGTCGGCATGGTGCGGCGCTCGAGCGCGGAGAACTTCTACCGCATCGAGCACATCCGCGACCGCATCGAGCTCGAGCAGGCCGACCTGCTCGACCAGTACTCGCTGATCGACGTGCTCAAGCGCGTCCGTCCGGACGAGGTCTACAACCTCGCCGCGATGTCGTTCGTGCCGACCTCGTGGTCGCAGCCGGTGCTGACCACCGAGTTCGACGCGGTCGGTGTGACGCGGATCCTCGAGGCGATCCGTCTCACCAACCCCGAGGCGCGCTTCTACCAGGCGAGCTCGAGCGAGATGTTCGGCAAGGTGCGCGAGTCGCCGCAGCGCGAGACGACGCCGTTCCACCCGCGCAGCCCGTACGGGGTCGCGAAGGTGTACGGGCACTACATCACCGTCAACTATCGCGAGAGCTACGGCCTGTTCGCCTGCTCCGGGATCCTGTTCAACCACGAGTCGCCGCGGCGCGGGAAGGAGTTCGTGACCCGCAAGGTGAGCGACGGTGTGGCGCGCATCAAGCTCGGGCTCGCCAACGAGCTGCGGCTCGGCAACCTGGCGGCGCGTCGCGACTGGGGCTTCGCCGGCGACTACGTGCGCGCGATGTGGCTCATGCTCCAGCAGCCGAAGCCGGACGACTACGTGATCGCGACCGGCGAGGCGCACACGGTGCAGGAGCTCGTCGAGCTCGCCTTCGACCACGTGGGTCTCGATTGGCGGAAGTACGTCATCGAGGACCCCGCGCTCTACCGTCCGGCCGAGGTCGACACGCTGCTCGGCGATTGGTCCTACGCGCGCGAGCGTCTCGGCTGGAAGCCCGAGGTGAGCTTCCCGGAGCTCGTGCGGATGATGGTCGACGCCGACCTCGCGCTGCTTCAGGGCAAGCCCTCGCCCGCGCGGTAG
- a CDS encoding folylpolyglutamate synthase/dihydrofolate synthase family protein produces the protein MTYDQTIAWLVGLEATRGWDLKLERVRAALARLGSPERRYPSVLIAGTNGKGSTAAIVHAALGAAGRQIGLYTSPHLVHFTERIRIGDAEIARDDVVRLVRELRAAVDVEGTGLTFFEVGTLLALVAFAEAGVDLAVLEVGLGGRLDATNVVEPIASAVTAIDYDHEEWLGETLADIAREKAGVMRPGKPFVLGPGIAAPARDALLAEAARIGARVVEVKEGTVADVHALALSGEHMRRNAAVAGSLLEVIGAAEPRLAVDDATFERALRSVRWPGRLAIVHESPRVVVDGAHNVQGVLALRAALPAITGNVPVRLIFSAMRDKHWREMAQLLAPLAREVVVTEIGGKRGLSGAELATAFPASLEPRIIASPAQALTTLIAEDAGAPILVTGSLFLVGMVYAELMARTGVRSVYDFVAAGAA, from the coding sequence GTGACCTACGACCAAACGATCGCCTGGCTGGTCGGGCTCGAGGCGACGCGCGGGTGGGACCTGAAGCTCGAGCGCGTGCGCGCAGCGCTCGCCCGGCTCGGCTCGCCGGAGCGCCGCTATCCGTCGGTGCTGATCGCGGGCACGAACGGGAAGGGCTCGACCGCCGCGATCGTGCACGCGGCGCTCGGCGCCGCGGGGCGGCAGATCGGTCTCTACACCTCGCCGCACCTCGTGCACTTCACCGAGCGGATCCGCATCGGGGACGCCGAGATCGCGCGTGACGACGTCGTGCGGCTCGTGCGCGAGCTGCGCGCCGCGGTCGACGTCGAGGGGACGGGCCTGACCTTCTTCGAGGTGGGGACGCTGCTCGCGCTGGTCGCGTTCGCCGAGGCGGGCGTCGACCTCGCCGTGCTCGAGGTCGGGCTGGGCGGCCGCTTGGATGCCACCAACGTCGTCGAGCCGATCGCGTCCGCCGTCACCGCGATCGACTACGACCACGAGGAGTGGCTCGGCGAGACGCTGGCCGACATCGCGCGCGAGAAGGCCGGCGTGATGCGGCCCGGCAAACCTTTCGTCCTCGGGCCCGGCATCGCTGCGCCCGCGCGAGACGCGCTGCTCGCCGAGGCGGCGCGGATCGGCGCGCGCGTCGTCGAGGTGAAGGAGGGCACCGTCGCAGACGTCCATGCGCTTGCGCTGAGCGGTGAGCACATGCGACGCAACGCTGCGGTGGCGGGCAGCCTGCTGGAGGTGATCGGTGCGGCCGAGCCGCGCCTCGCGGTCGACGACGCGACGTTCGAGCGCGCTCTCCGCAGCGTACGCTGGCCGGGTCGGCTCGCGATCGTGCACGAGTCGCCGCGCGTCGTCGTCGACGGTGCGCACAACGTGCAGGGCGTTCTCGCGCTGCGCGCAGCCCTGCCGGCGATCACGGGCAACGTCCCCGTGCGTCTGATCTTCTCGGCGATGCGCGACAAGCACTGGCGCGAGATGGCGCAGCTCCTCGCGCCGCTCGCACGCGAGGTCGTGGTCACGGAGATCGGCGGCAAGCGCGGCCTCTCGGGTGCCGAGCTGGCGACCGCGTTCCCGGCGTCGCTCGAGCCGCGGATCATCGCGTCGCCGGCGCAAGCGCTCACGACGCTGATCGCGGAGGACGCCGGCGCGCCGATCCTGGTCACGGGCTCGCTGTTCCTGGTCGGAATGGTCTACGCCGAGCTCATGGCGAGGACGGGGGTGCGCAGCGTGTACGACTTCGTCGCCGCGGGGGCCGCGTGA
- the accD gene encoding acetyl-CoA carboxylase, carboxyltransferase subunit beta, whose product MKRNGPSGSPTAPASRSRGAARPARADAQEKALFVRCPSCRETAYRKDVERRLNVCGNCGHHFRLTVEERLLITVDRGSFVETNAELIASDPLGWVDQQPYPERLAAARETTGHGDAVVTGRAAIDGIPVALAVFDFHFMGGSMGTVVGEKLARLVEDAIERRLPLLIFAASGGARMQEGTLSLFQMAKVSSMLARLREAGLPYICVLTDPTTGGVAASLAMQGDVQIAEPGALIGFAGPRVIEQTIHQTLPKGFQSAEMVLEHGMLDIVVPRREMRDTLARLLRVLTRGRAARGA is encoded by the coding sequence GTGAAGCGCAACGGGCCGTCCGGCTCTCCGACCGCGCCGGCGTCGCGCAGCCGGGGCGCCGCGCGTCCCGCCCGCGCCGACGCGCAGGAGAAGGCGCTCTTCGTCCGCTGTCCGTCGTGTCGCGAGACGGCGTACCGCAAGGACGTCGAGCGACGGCTCAACGTCTGCGGCAACTGCGGCCATCATTTTCGCTTGACGGTGGAGGAGCGTCTCCTGATCACCGTCGACCGCGGCTCGTTCGTCGAGACCAACGCCGAGCTGATCGCGAGCGACCCGCTCGGCTGGGTCGATCAGCAGCCGTACCCCGAGCGGCTCGCCGCCGCCCGCGAGACGACCGGCCACGGCGACGCCGTCGTCACCGGACGCGCGGCGATCGACGGCATCCCGGTCGCGCTCGCGGTCTTCGACTTCCACTTCATGGGCGGCAGCATGGGGACCGTCGTCGGCGAGAAGCTCGCGCGGCTCGTCGAGGACGCGATCGAGCGGCGGCTGCCGCTGCTGATCTTCGCGGCGTCTGGCGGCGCGCGCATGCAGGAAGGGACGCTGTCGCTCTTCCAGATGGCGAAGGTCTCCTCGATGCTCGCGCGGCTGCGCGAGGCGGGGCTGCCGTACATCTGCGTGCTGACCGATCCGACGACCGGCGGCGTCGCCGCGTCGCTCGCGATGCAGGGCGACGTGCAGATCGCCGAGCCCGGCGCGCTGATCGGCTTCGCCGGACCGCGCGTCATCGAGCAGACCATCCACCAGACGCTGCCGAAGGGCTTCCAGAGCGCCGAGATGGTGCTCGAGCACGGCATGCTCGACATAGTGGTGCCGCGCCGCGAGATGCGCGACACGCTCGCGCGCCTGCTGCGCGTGCTGACGCGCGGACGCGCCGCGCGCGGCGCCTGA
- a CDS encoding cupin domain-containing protein, which produces MPRRVPKPWGHELIWAETDRYVGKILHIKAGEALSLQYHERKDETIYVLSGQLIFEHGPLDGSPLRRITLGPGETFHITPHLRHRMIGGTDCDVLEASTPDLDDVVRLEDRYGRADSRS; this is translated from the coding sequence ATGCCACGTCGCGTGCCCAAACCCTGGGGCCACGAGCTGATCTGGGCCGAAACCGATCGCTACGTGGGGAAGATCCTGCACATCAAGGCCGGCGAGGCGCTCTCGCTGCAGTACCACGAGCGCAAGGACGAGACGATCTACGTCCTCTCCGGTCAGCTCATCTTCGAGCACGGGCCGCTCGACGGCTCGCCGCTGCGCCGCATCACGCTCGGTCCCGGTGAGACGTTCCACATCACGCCGCACCTGCGTCACCGGATGATCGGCGGTACCGATTGTGACGTCCTCGAGGCGTCGACGCCCGACCTCGACGACGTCGTCCGGCTCGAGGACCGCTACGGGCGCGCCGACTCGCGCTCCTGA